GTTCTGCTGGTCGAGCTTGCCGTCCGGATAGTCGAGCACCGCGTCCTGGCTGACTTTGAGCATCCGGCAGGCGACGGCAAACTCGCGACGGCGGATGGCCGCCAGTTCTTCGTCCGTTTTCGCCTCGCCGCGGTGTGTGGCGGCTGTGCCGGCGGTGAGGCAGACAACGTGGGTCTCCACGCCGAGTTCAGCGTAGTGAAGCAGCGTGCCGCCGAAGCCGCCGGCTTCATCGTCAGGGTGTGCGGTGAAACAGAGCAAGCGCAGCATTTGTATCGAAACGCCTTTCAGTAGCGGAATCTAAGTTACTAGAAGTAGCTGGAGTAAAACGAAACCGTCCATTGATTCTGCTTGCGCGACACGTCAACCCGCCCCTGGCCCGTAAGCCGAAGTTTGGGGGGCGCGCCGGGCTTTGTAAGCCTGTAATACAGTTCTACTCGGCCATTGCGATCGTGCCGGTTCTCGAGGCGCCACTCGGAAATGCGGTGTTCGTCCAACGCATGCCGGCAAAGCTGGTCGTCAACCGTGCATTTTCCGTCCTTAAGTTCATCGAGAAACTGCGCAGCGGACCGCTCCGGTGATCGGTCACGGAACGGGTTGAACACGGTCCATCCCGTAACTTCTTCGAAGTATTCACCACAAGCGCAGTGGGTCTGGGCAAAAACCTGGAACAGAACAGGTCTGCTGCGCGCGGCAAAAGCCCCGCCGAAGAGAAGACTTGAGGCGAGAACCACACCTAACGCAAGTTTATTGAGAGCCATTGGATTTCGCCATATTTTGCTGGATAGCTTCGGATTCAGCAAACACACTTGAAAGATGAAAAGAACGAGCCCGAAGATTCGCGGGATTTACTTTGCAACCGCGGTTTGCGTCGCGGACGCCGTGCCTTCCTGCGCAGGCGACGCTGCGGGCAGCAACTCGCGCAGCTTGGGCAGCACGGCGCGCATGGCGTCTTCACCGGCTTTGACCAGTTCGTGCGCGCGGAGAAAGTCGTCATAACCAAATTCGCCGATGTCCGGCTCCACCACCACGTCAGAGAGCGCTCGCCAGGATGCGCCCATTTTCTCCTGGGCGATGGAGAAGCATTGCCCGATCACGTCAAAAACGTGGCGCGGACCGCGGGCCTTCACCCAGTTGGCCGCCAAATGGACGGCCACCACACGCTCAGCGCCCATGGTGCGCAGAGGCTGGGCCGGGACCGAGTAAGCCAGTAGCCCGTCCACCAGCAGCCGCTCGCCGATTCTTACCGGCTGGAACATGCCGGGGTAAGCGCAGCTGGCGCGCACCGGATCAATCAAATCGCCGCTGGTAAACACCGCCGGCTCGCCGGTGATGATGTCAGTGGCGGTCACCGACAGCGGAATGCGCAGCTCTTCAAACGTCTTGCAGCGCAGCGCGCGGTGCAGGAAGGCGGACATTTTGTCATTGCTGAATAGGCCGAAGCGGGAAAACGTCCAGCGGGAAAAATCTTTGAAGCGGACTTGCGCCGCGATCTCCACCAGCTCCGCGGCCGGGACGCCGCTGGCAAAGCCGGCGCCGATCAACGCGCCCACGCTGGTTCCGGCAAGAAAATCAATAGGAATTTGCTCTTCTTCAAAGACCTTGAGAATGCCGATGTGGGCCAGACCGCGCGCGAACCCTCCGCCAAGAGCCAGGCCGATCTTTGGTCTTGGCCGGGGAGCCGGCTCAGCCGGAGCGTCAGGTCGCGAGCTGCGCTTCATTTCGCGCTTAAACGCCTGAACGCTGCGAACAATCTTGTCCAGCGGATTCTTCAAGTCACTAACTCCCCGTCTTGCCGAAGCGAAATCAGTTATGGGGCGGGATACGCTGCTCCAAGTTTACGACGCAATCAGCGAAATCAGACAGTCGCGTGACACTTTAGTTTCCCCAACATTTGCGGCCATCCGAGACAACCTTGTCGCGGCCTTGGTAAATTGTTGTCAGCCCGCCAGTTTGTTGGCGGGCGGCGGGCCGGCCAGCGAAAGGAAGCGCCATTACCACCGACAAGAATGACGACAAGAAGATGGTCCGCGAGTTCTCCGCCGGCGCGTTGGTCCTGCGCCACATGCAGGACCGCTGGTGGACGGCGGTGATTGAACCGGGACGCGAAGGCGAACCGGAAGACCGCAAAGACCTGGTGGCCCTGCCCAAGGGCAACGTGGACGCCGGCGAGGAGCCGCTCCAGGCTGCCGTGCGCGAGGTGCATGAGGAGACCGGGCTGCGCGCGCGTCCGGTGACCAAGCTGGCGGACGTCAAGTACGTGTACTCGCGCAAATGGTCAGACCACGCCAAGGTCTTCAAGATTGTCAGCTTCTACCTGATGAAATACCAGTCAGGCCAGATTGACGATATCAAGCCCGCCATGCGGCATGAAGTCCGGCGCGCCTATTGGCTGCCGCTCGAGGACGCTGCTGCGCGCCTGAGCTACAGCGGCGAAAAAGACGTGGCGAAAAAAGCGCTGGAGTATGTGAAAGAGAACCCGGAAGGATTTCAGGTTTCCGAATAAACCTGGCTGCCAACGGCCACCGGGTCAAGTCAGGAAGTGTTTCACTGTGCGGGGTTGCGGCATAAAGCAGCGGCACAGAGCTGGAATCCGTCAGTGCGTGGATCGTGCGGGATGACGGTGCTGGTGCGAAACCGTGCTAAAGACGATGTGCTAAACATGTGTGCTAAAACGGACAGTTCGATTGCCGAACCCTGGGTTATACTTCGTCCGCGTTCTGAAGGCCAACGCTGGAGGAAGTAGCATGTTTCACATTATCTGGTACATCCTGATTGGGCTCATCTCGGGGATTATCGCGAAATCGGTGATGCACGTGCACATGACGCTCTTCTGGACGATCGTGCTCGGCATCATCGGAGGGATCCTCGGCGGCGCCGTTACCCACATGTTTTCGCGCCCGAGCAGCAACGCGCGATATCATCCCGCCGGCCTGATTTTTTCCACACTGGGCGCGATCCTGGTTCTCTACCTTTGCTACAAGTTGAACATTCATTTTCCCGCGGTCAACCCGTTCTAGCTCACCTCGCGAAGATTGTGGAGCCCAGCCGCCCCCGGCATTCCCCCTTGGCATCGCCGCTAAGATATTCTTGAAGGCGCGGAAGGGGTCCCATGCACCACTTCATTCTCGGAGCAGGCGGAGTCGGCGGGTTGGTTGGCGCGGTGCTCGCCAAGTCCGGCGAGCAGGTCACGCTGGTCGTCCGGCCGGAGGCGCTGGCGCAGCATCCTCGCCAACTGTCGCTCGACAGCAAGTTCGGGAAGTTCACTGTGCCGGTGTCGGTCGCGGCGACCATCAGTCAACCAGTTGACATCCTCTGGATCAGCGTCAAAGCCACGCAACTGGAATCGGCGCTCAAGGGTATTCCGCCCGATACTACTTCCGCTGCCGCGCGCGTCCGTTATGTGGTTCCGCTGCTCAACGGCATTGACCACGTCGCGCTTCTCCGCGCGCGCTTTGGTCACGACCGCGTCATCCCCGCCACCTTCGCTGGAGAAAGTGAGCGTACCGCGCCCGGCGTGATCGTCCATCGCTCGCCGTTTGCGCGCATCAACGCCTCAGCCGTGGGACGTCCACTGCTCGAGCCGGTGACGGAGCACTTCACCCGCTTCGGCTTCGATTGCAAGTTCATCGAAGACGAAAACACGCTGCTGTGGAGCAAGCTGGCATTTCTGGCGCCGTTCGCGCTGGCGACCACCGCCGCGGGCACCGGGATTGGCAGCGTCCTGAGTGACGCTCAACAAAAAGCCCTGCTGGAAGCCTGCGTGCGCGAAGCTTGCACTGTGGCCAACGCCAGCGGCGCGGTGGTCAACGTGGACACGCTGCTGGCCGCCATCAATGGGATGCCCGCGGGCATGCGCAGCTCCATGCAGAAAGATGAGGAAGCCCACCGTCCATTGGAACTCGATGCCATAGCCGGGCCTATTTTGCGCGGCGCTGACCAGCACGGCCTACCGGTCCCCGCGACCAGGGAAATGGTTGACGCCATTCGCAGCAAGCTGAACGTGTGACCCTAAGGTATGAGAGGATTGCAGTGCGCAAAACATTGTTGATAGCTGTATTCGCCGCGATGGCCGTCAGCTTCGGCCACGCGCAGGGGCCAAGAGCGGCGCAAAGAACATCGCCTCCGCCCAAATCCGCCGCGTCGGTACAGCAGTATCTTGATCAGCTCAAGGTCTCGTTGCAGAAGCAGACAGACTTCGCCGTCTTTGAGCCCAACAATGAAAAGCTTTGGGCCAAGGTCCGGCAGACGATGGAAAACTTTCTGGTCAACGAATGGCAGATCGGCAAGCTGCAGGGGAACAAGCAGCAGCAGGCGTTTTGGGTCAAATGCGACCGCAGCACCATGACGCAAAATGACCTGGACAACGGACGCCTGATCGTCCTGGTCGGCGTGGCCCCGGTCAAGCCGGCAGAATTCGTGATGTTACGCATCACCCAGCAGACCGCAAATCGTCAACTGCCGCCCGCCAAGAGGCCTCCTAAGTAGTCGTTCTTGCAGTTCTATTCCGTCCTGAGCGCCTGCATGGGATCAATGGCCGCGGCGCGCCGTGCCGGCACCATGCTGGCCACCAGGGCGCTGAGCATCAGCGCCAGAACAGAGACGGTGAGAATGGCCGGCTCAACCTTGCCCAGGCCGAAGAGTTGGCTGGCCAGCAGGGCCTTGCCGCCGAAGGCCAGAGGAACGCCAATCGCCAGGCCGATGCCCACTTGCAGAAAAGCCCCGCGCAGCACGAGCTTCAAGATGCTGAAGCGGTCGGCGCCCAGCGCCATGCGCACGCCGATCTCGCTGGTGCGCCGGCCCACCTGATACGCGGTGAGTCCATAGAGGCCCACGGAAGCCAACGCCAACGCGATCAGCCCGAAGGCCCCGCTCAGCCGCGATACCAGAACATTCTGCGTGGTGCGCAGTTCGATTTGCTCGTTGAAGGTCCGCAGGGAAAGCGGAACTAGGTTGGGATCAATGCCGGCCAGAATGCGGCGTGCTTCGGACTGGAAACTGTTGGCGTCGCCGGCCACGTGCAGTTCAATCGTGCTCATGTACCGGGAAGCGGTTTCCACGCGCCGGTCAGTCTCGGCTTCATATGGCACGGTCTGCACCAGCGGGATGAAAAACATAGGACGCGGCGGTTGAGCAGGATTTTGATAGATGGCGTCCTTGACCACGCCCACGATTTCGTAGTCGCCGGCGTGGGCGCCGCCGCTCTTGCCAAAGTGCTCGCCCAGCGCCGTGCCCTTGGGGAAAAACTTTTTGGCGAAGGCCTCATTCACCACGGCCACGTGTTGCGAGGTTGCGGTGTCGCTTTCCCGGAAGCTGCGTCCGCGCAGCACCGGCGTGCCGATGGCTTCAAAATACTGCGTGCTCACGCGGTCCCAGGAAGCGCCTTCGCCGGGAATACGCTGGTGGCCGGGAATCCAGATGCCTTCACCCCAGTTGTTGCCTTGCTGCGCGGTGTAAAGCGACAGGCTGGCATGGAGAACGCCGGGCGCGTGCTGGAAGCGATCTTCGATCTGCTGATAGAGTCCGGCCAGCCTTTCCGCGGTGTAGCCGGCGCTGTTGGGACTGATCATCACCAGGAGGCGGCCTTCGCGGCCGAACCCGAAGTCCTGCCCTTGCAGATTGCGCAGGCTCTGCGTCACCAGTCCGGCGATGGTCAGCAGCGCCAGCGACAACGCGGCTTGCACCACGACCAACGATTTCTGCGGCAGAGCGGAACTGTCGCGGGTGCTGCGGCTGGCGCCGCGCAGGGCTTCCGCCGGATCAGATTTGGATGCGATCCAGGCCGGCGCCACGCCGAAGATGATGCCCGTCAGCAACGCAACGGCAAAGGTGAATCCCAGAATGGGCCAAGACGGCGCCGTGCTCAGCGGTACGTATTGAGCGCCGCGAAAAGCCATCACCACCATGCCACGGCTGGCGTAGTAAGCGAGAAGAAGGCCCGCGGCGCCGCCCATCACCGCCAGCATCACGCTTTCCGTGAGGCGCGCGCGGATGATGCGCCCGCGCGATGCACCCATGGCCAGCAGCAGGGAAGTGCGCTGTTTGAGCGCCGTGCCGCGCGCCAGCAGCAGGTTGGCCACGTTGGCGCAAGCGATCAACAGAATGGCCGAAGAAATGGCCAGCAGAAAGAGAAGCGCGGACTTGGCTTGGTCTTCCATAAAGTTCACGCCGCCGGCGCCCGGAGACACGCGAATAACCTGCTTGGGGATGTCGTCCAGTTTGGAATAGTGGTTCTGGTTTTCCGGCTGGCGCAGATACTGCTGTAACTCGGCCGTCATGTGCGTGGACACCTGGCCCATGGCGCTGCCTGGACGCAATCGCCCGATCAGATAGAGCCAGTTTACGGTGGTGTCGTGCAGCATGGTGTTCTCGCGGTGGAACGCGGGCTCCAACGCTATGGGCATCCAGAAGTCAGGCGGATCGCTTTCCAGGCGGTCGCCAAAGAAGCCCGGCGGGGCAACGCCGATCAGCGTCATGCCAATGCCGTTGATGGTGAAATTACTTCCGATGACCGACCGGTCCAATCCATATTTGTTTTGCCATGCGCGGAAGCTCATCACCGCTACCGGCGCCGCGCCGGATTGGTCGTCGTCAGGCGCGATCAACCGTCCGGCAAACGGACCGACGCCCATGGTGGAGAAGAAGTTTCCTGATACCAGTTCGCCCTGGAAGGATTCCGCCGTTCGCGCGCCTTCCCGCCGCACGCTGAGATCGGGGCGGTTGGTCTGCGACGCCGCCAGAGTCTGGAATTCCGGAGTGTTGGCTTGCAGGTACTGGTAAAGCGGATAGGAGAAGATGGTCCAGTCGTCCTCATAGCCGCCTTCCACGCAGCAGTCCACCGTGTCGCCCACGCGATACAGGCCCTTGGCGTCGGCCACCGGCAGCGACTTCAGCAGGATTTCATGCACCAGCGTAAAGATTGCGGTGTTGGCGCCAATGCCCAGAGCCAGCGTGAGCACAGCGGTGGCGGTAAAGCCGGGAGCCTTGCGCAACTGCCGCCAGGCGTATCGAATGTCCTGCAGAAGAGTCTTCACCAGTGTCCTCCGGGTTCGCTGCCATTCAGCCCGACGTAGAGCCAGGCTCAAGAGCTGAATACGAAAGTCCACGCGCAACGGGTACAAGAAAAATCGTCTTGCGAGCGTTAAGACTGCCGCGATTGCTGGGGAGTTAGCATGTGTGTTGAGATCGAAGGCTTTGGGCGGGGAAGCCGCAGCGATCGGACGCAAGGGAGTGCAACATCCTAAGTGCTTGAAAACAAGTGGCAGGCATTGACTGAATGAACGTTCATTCAGTATGATTGTTGAGGTTTTGGGCCGGCCCGGCGGTTTTGGGCTGCGTGGCGGATCGCTGTGTCAAGCTCTCAAGGTGCCGCTCGTCCTTACCGAATGGGCCCTTTATCCCGGGAGTTAGCTCATTGCCAACGCACCAACACGCCGCCGGACGGAAGCTGCAAAACTGTTATCATTTTAAGCGTTCCGGTAGATGTCTTCTCTCCCTGTTGCTGATCTACGTCTTAACGACCCGCGTAATACAGGAGACGCTCTCATGAGCACTTCAACCGTTTCTGCTCCCACCCAGTCGAGTTCACCCGTTCCCGCAGCCCAGTCCAACGGAGGCAGGGGAACCACTCCGCACCAGCGCATTAACAAGGTTGCCGTGCTGGGAGCCGGGACCATGGGCGCGCGCATTGCCGCCCACTTTGCCAACGCCGGCTTACGCTGCGTTCTGCTGGACATTGTTCCACCGGACGCCGTTCAAAGTACTGACAAGGCCGCGCGCAACAAGATCGTGGCCGCCGGACTGGACGCCGCCGTCAAGTCCAAGCCCGCGGCTTTTTTCGAAAAAGGGCTGGAAAAGCTGATCACGATCGGCAACTTTGATGACGACATGAAGCTGCTGACCGACGCCGACTGGATCGTCGAGGCCGTGGCCGAGAACCTGGAGATCAAGCGGGCTTTGCTTAAGAAAGTGGAAGCTGTACGGAAGCCGGGCAGCATTGTCACGACGAACACCAGCGGCCTGCCGGTGGCCAGCATCGCGGAAGGGTTCAGTGATGACCTTCGCCGCCACTGGTTTGGCACGCACTTCTTCAATCCGCCGCGCTACATGCGCTTGCTGGAGATCATTCCCACGCCGGAAGCCGATCCTGCCGCCATCGCCGCCGTCTCGCATTTTGGCGACGTGCGCATGGGCAAGGGAATCGTGG
This region of Terriglobia bacterium genomic DNA includes:
- a CDS encoding patatin-like phospholipase family protein translates to MKNPLDKIVRSVQAFKREMKRSSRPDAPAEPAPRPRPKIGLALGGGFARGLAHIGILKVFEEEQIPIDFLAGTSVGALIGAGFASGVPAAELVEIAAQVRFKDFSRWTFSRFGLFSNDKMSAFLHRALRCKTFEELRIPLSVTATDIITGEPAVFTSGDLIDPVRASCAYPGMFQPVRIGERLLVDGLLAYSVPAQPLRTMGAERVVAVHLAANWVKARGPRHVFDVIGQCFSIAQEKMGASWRALSDVVVEPDIGEFGYDDFLRAHELVKAGEDAMRAVLPKLRELLPAASPAQEGTASATQTAVAK
- a CDS encoding NUDIX domain-containing protein, which codes for MVREFSAGALVLRHMQDRWWTAVIEPGREGEPEDRKDLVALPKGNVDAGEEPLQAAVREVHEETGLRARPVTKLADVKYVYSRKWSDHAKVFKIVSFYLMKYQSGQIDDIKPAMRHEVRRAYWLPLEDAAARLSYSGEKDVAKKALEYVKENPEGFQVSE
- a CDS encoding GlsB/YeaQ/YmgE family stress response membrane protein; translated protein: MFHIIWYILIGLISGIIAKSVMHVHMTLFWTIVLGIIGGILGGAVTHMFSRPSSNARYHPAGLIFSTLGAILVLYLCYKLNIHFPAVNPF
- a CDS encoding 2-dehydropantoate 2-reductase; its protein translation is MHHFILGAGGVGGLVGAVLAKSGEQVTLVVRPEALAQHPRQLSLDSKFGKFTVPVSVAATISQPVDILWISVKATQLESALKGIPPDTTSAAARVRYVVPLLNGIDHVALLRARFGHDRVIPATFAGESERTAPGVIVHRSPFARINASAVGRPLLEPVTEHFTRFGFDCKFIEDENTLLWSKLAFLAPFALATTAAGTGIGSVLSDAQQKALLEACVREACTVANASGAVVNVDTLLAAINGMPAGMRSSMQKDEEAHRPLELDAIAGPILRGADQHGLPVPATREMVDAIRSKLNV
- a CDS encoding ABC transporter permease; protein product: MQDIRYAWRQLRKAPGFTATAVLTLALGIGANTAIFTLVHEILLKSLPVADAKGLYRVGDTVDCCVEGGYEDDWTIFSYPLYQYLQANTPEFQTLAASQTNRPDLSVRREGARTAESFQGELVSGNFFSTMGVGPFAGRLIAPDDDQSGAAPVAVMSFRAWQNKYGLDRSVIGSNFTINGIGMTLIGVAPPGFFGDRLESDPPDFWMPIALEPAFHRENTMLHDTTVNWLYLIGRLRPGSAMGQVSTHMTAELQQYLRQPENQNHYSKLDDIPKQVIRVSPGAGGVNFMEDQAKSALLFLLAISSAILLIACANVANLLLARGTALKQRTSLLLAMGASRGRIIRARLTESVMLAVMGGAAGLLLAYYASRGMVVMAFRGAQYVPLSTAPSWPILGFTFAVALLTGIIFGVAPAWIASKSDPAEALRGASRSTRDSSALPQKSLVVVQAALSLALLTIAGLVTQSLRNLQGQDFGFGREGRLLVMISPNSAGYTAERLAGLYQQIEDRFQHAPGVLHASLSLYTAQQGNNWGEGIWIPGHQRIPGEGASWDRVSTQYFEAIGTPVLRGRSFRESDTATSQHVAVVNEAFAKKFFPKGTALGEHFGKSGGAHAGDYEIVGVVKDAIYQNPAQPPRPMFFIPLVQTVPYEAETDRRVETASRYMSTIELHVAGDANSFQSEARRILAGIDPNLVPLSLRTFNEQIELRTTQNVLVSRLSGAFGLIALALASVGLYGLTAYQVGRRTSEIGVRMALGADRFSILKLVLRGAFLQVGIGLAIGVPLAFGGKALLASQLFGLGKVEPAILTVSVLALMLSALVASMVPARRAAAIDPMQALRTE